Sequence from the Candidatus Cybelea sp. genome:
GCGCCGCCGCCGGCGCGAAGAATGAGAGGACACCGCAGAACGACACTGCAAGCAGCGTGCGAAGAAACAACTCCAAAACTCCCTCGTCGAAGATCAGTGCGTAGGTGCGGGTCCGTGCTGCGCACGATACATCGGGACGTTCACGTGAATCGCGTACCACTGGGACCACGCGATCATCCCGCACATTAGGACAAACAAGAAGAGGAGGACGGGGAGGGCGCGGCGCGAACCCACGGGACGCAATATGCGCAGGACCGTTGTGAGCCTCCTGGCTACGGCTGCCTTTTTGATGGGGCCCATCTTTTCTCTGCCCGCCCAGGCAGCCAATCGAGCGGTGCCTGCCTCCGCGGTCGCTATCGCCGTCTATTCAAAAGTTTTGCGCCATATCAATCCGCAAATGCCGAGTTGGCAAAGCCGCAATTTGGCGCAGCGCGTGCTCGTGAATGCGGAGCGCTGGCGCCTCGACGCAAACATGCTGGTCGCAGTCGTCACCGTCGAGTCGCGCTGGCATACGCACGCGATTTCCCGAGCGGGCGCGATCGGGCTTGGGCAACTGATGCCCGGCACCGCGGCGCTGCTCGGCGTCAACCCGCGCGATCCGGCGCAGAACCTCTCGGGGGCCGCGCGCTACCTGCGCGGCCTTGTGCAGCGCTTCGGCTCGAAGCACTACGATCTCGTCTTTGCGGCGTACAACGCCGGGCCCAAGGCCGTGACCGAATACGGCGGGATTCCGCCGTTCGATGAAACGCAGAACTACGTCGTCCGCGTTCTCGCGACATGGGAAACGCTGGCCCGAACGGTCCATCTGCCGGACGACGCGTATGCGGCATTGCCATTGCCGGCACACGGACTCGACATCGACTACTGGCTCGACGCCTCGACCCAGTAAAGAATCCGCTCGACCGCCTTCGCCAATCCCCGCGGTCCCTCGACCCGCAGCGCGATCGCGCCTGCGCTGCGAGCCGCCTCCACGTCGCTCGCCCGGTCGCCCACGACGACGCAGCACGCCGGATCGACGCCGAGCGCCCGCGCGGCATCAAGGATTAACTTCGGCTTGGGCTTGCGGCAGTCGCAGCCGTCCTCGGGTGCGTGTGGACAGACGAAAAAGCCGGCGAACGGACCGAGCAGTTCGTTCACGCGGCGATTGACCGCGTCGACCGCCTCACTCGTGAGCAATCCGCGTCCCACGCCGCTCTG
This genomic interval carries:
- a CDS encoding lytic transglycosylase domain-containing protein, which codes for MPSWQSRNLAQRVLVNAERWRLDANMLVAVVTVESRWHTHAISRAGAIGLGQLMPGTAALLGVNPRDPAQNLSGAARYLRGLVQRFGSKHYDLVFAAYNAGPKAVTEYGGIPPFDETQNYVVRVLATWETLARTVHLPDDAYAALPLPAHGLDIDYWLDASTQ
- a CDS encoding HAD family hydrolase, whose product is MVKPCAVLFDRDETIVVDVPFNGDPERVEPAPEARALLDRLRAAGLPLAVVSNQSGVGRGLLTSEAVDAVNRRVNELLGPFAGFFVCPHAPEDGCDCRKPKPKLILDAARALGVDPACCVVVGDRASDVEAARSAGAIALRVEGPRGLAKAVERILYWVEASSQ